The Streptomyces cyanogenus DNA segment TCGGCAAGACCCAGGGTGAGGCCCTGCTGAAGGCGCTGGGTGACAAGGCCAAGAAGTCCACCAAGATCGTCATGGTGAACGGCTCGGTGACCGACCCGAACGCCGCCCAGTTCAAGAAGGGCGCGCACTCCGTCCTCGACGGCAAGGTCACCATCGCCAAGGAGTACGACACCAAGGAGTGGTCGCCGGACAACGCCAACTCCGAGATGGAGGCGGCGATCTCCGCGGTCGGCAAGAAGAACATCGCGGGTGTCTACTCGGCCAACGACGGCATGGCCGGCGGTATCATCACCGCCCTGAACGCCGCCGGCATCAAGGTCCCGGTGACCGGCCAGGACGCCGAGCTGGCCGGTGTGCAGCGCATCGTCGCCGGTGAGCAGTACATGAGCGTGTACAAGCCGTACGCCCCGGAGGCCGACGCCGCCGCCGAGATGGCCGTCGCGCTCGCCCAGGGCAAGTCGCTGGACTCCGTCGCCAAGGACAAGGTCTCCAGCGGCTCCCAGAAGGACGTGCCCTCGGTCCTGGTCCCGGTCACCTCGCTGACCAAGGACAACATCAAGGACACCGTCGTCAAGGACGGCGTCTACACCATCGCCGACATCTGCACCGGCAAGTACAAGGCCGCCTGCGACAAGCTCGGCCTCAAGTAAGCAGTCCGACAGTCCCCTCCGGCCCGCAGGCGTTCACGACCTGAACGCCTGCGGCGGAGGTGACCGGCTGCCCCAGGCTCCTCCGGCGCCCCGGCGCATCAGACAGCCCCGCAAGCTCGGCCTCGGGGCGCCGGACGGAAACTCCCCCAAAACTTCTGCACAACCTCCCGCCGGGTCAGGCGGCGAAGGAGATGGTTCACGTGTCCGCTACGCCCGTGCTGGCGTTGCGCGGGGTCTCCAAGCGGTTCGGTGCCGTTCAGGCGCTCACCGACGTAGAGCTTGAGGTCCACGCCGGTGAGGTGGTCGCCCTGGTCGGCGACAACGGTGCCGGAAAGTCCACGCTGGTCAAGACGATCGCCGGCGTTCACCCGATCGACGAGGGTGCCATCGAGTGGGATGGCAAGCCCGTGTCGATCAGCAAGCCGCACGACGCCCAGGCGCTGGGCATCGCGACGGTCTACCAGGACCTCGCGCTGTGCGACAACATCGACGTCGTCGGCAACCTGTTCCTCGGCCGTGAGCTGAGGAAGTGGGGCGTCCTCGACGAGGTCGAGATGGAGCGCCGCTCCCGCGAGCTGCTCACCACGCTGTCGATCCGCATCCCGAGCGTCCGCATCCCGATCGCCTCGCTCTCCGGCGGCCAGCGCCAGACCGTGGCCATCGCCCGCTCCATGCTCGGCGACCCCAAGCTGGTCATCCTGGACGAGCCGACCGCCGCCCTCGGCGTCGAGCAGACCGCCCAGGTGCTCGACCTCGTCGAGCGGCTGCGCGAGCGCGGCCACGCCGTCATCCTCATCAGCCACAACATGGCGGACGTGAAGGCGGTGGCCGACAAGGTCGCCGTTCTGCGCCTCGGCCGCAACAACGGCGTCTTCGAGGTCAAGACGACCTCGCAGGAGGAGATCATCTCCGCCATCACCGGCGCCACCGACAACGCCGTGACCCGCCGTGCGGCGCGCACGTCCGGGGAGGTTTCCAAGTGAGCATCGACAAGACCTCCGCCAACCTCGGCAAGACCCCCGAGGAGCCGCAGGACGCCCCGGTCGTCAACCCGGAGGCCGCGGCCGCCGCGGTCACCGCCGTCGACCCGCGCCTGCTCGTGCGCGAGCAGGGCCTGCTCGGGTACTGGAGCGAGTTCAAGCGCAAGATGAAGGCCGGCGAGCTGGGTTCCCTCCCGGTCGTGCTGGGCCTCGCGATCATCTGCATCATCTTCCAGGTGCTGAACTCCGAGTTCCTCTCGGCGCAGAACATCAGCAACATCACGGTCACGATGGTCGGCACGGGCATGATCTCCGTCGGCATCGTCTTCGTGCTGCTGCTCGGCGAGATCGACCTGTCGGTCGGTTCGGTCAGCGGTGCGGCCAGCGCCCTCGCCGCCGTCCTCACGGTCAACCAGGGCTGGCCCGAGTGGCTGGCCGTGCTCGTCGCCATCGCCGCCGGTGCCGCCATCGGCGCGCTGCACGGCTTCTTCTTCGCGGTGCTCGGCGCCCCCGCCTTCGCCGTCACGCTGGCCGGTCTGCTCTTCTGGCTCGGCTTCATGCTCAAGGTGCTGGGCGAGGACGGCACGATCAACCTGGACAGCGAAGGTCTGATCGGCCAGCTGACCACGTACACCTTCACCGACGTCGCCGCCGCCTACGGCCTGGCCGTCGTCGTGGTCGCACTGTTCTTCCTCAGCTCCTTCCTGGGCAACCGGCGCCGGGAGGCCGCGGGCGTCCCGTCCCGGCCGCTCGGCGACACCCTCCTGCGCACGGGCCTGCTGGCCGTCGTCTCCTTCGCCGCGGCCTACATGTACAACCAGTACAAGGGCCTGCCGCTGGCCACGGTGATCTTCCTGGCCTTCCTGGTCGCCACCGACTTCGTGCTGCGGCGCACCACCTACGGCCGCAAGGTCTTCGCGCTCGGCGGCAGCGTGGAGGCGTCCCGCCGTCGGGTATCAGCGTGACCGCGGTGCGGATCTCCGTCTTTGCGATCTCCGGCGGTTTCGCGGCGATCGGCGGTCTCTTCCTGGCTTCGAAGATCGCCTCCGCCAACCAGAGCGCCGGCGCGGGCGACCTGCTGATGAACGCGATCGCCGCGGCCGTCATCGGTGGCACGTCGCTCTTCGGCGGCCGGGGCCGTACCTGGAACGCGCTGCTCGGTGTGCTGGTGATCGTTTCCATCCAGTACGGTCTCCAGCTGGAGTCCATCGCGGAGCCGGTGAAGTACATGATCACCGCGGCTGTGCTGTTGACCACGGTGGTCATCGACTCCGTCACGCGCAAGACGCAGAAGACGGCGGGGCGCGCCTAGCGCCCAGCCGCCCTGGGGCGCGGGTGTACCTGCGGGTACCGGTCCGCTGTGGCCGGTCCGCGGTTCCCCGCGCCCCTTCTGCGGGACCAGTGCCCGGCGCCCGGAAGGGGCCGGGCGCTGTCGTGTCCCACAAAGCATGAACATTAGACTCGGGCGAGCCCGGCGAAAGCTCGATCAGCTACTGCAAGGAGGCACGGGTGCCGCTGCTGACCCGCATCAGGGGACCGCGCGATCTGGACCGGCTCAGCCTGGAGGAGCTGGACCAGCTGGCGCAGGAGATCCGGACCTTCCTCGTCCAGGAGGTCTCCAAGACCGGCGGGCACCTGGGTCCCAACCTCGGTGTGGTGGAACTGACCATCGCCCTGCACCGGGTCTTCGAGTCCCCGAAGGACAAGGTGCTGTGGGACACCGGCCACCAGTCCTACGTGCACAAGCTGCTCACCGGCCGGCAGGACTTCTCGCGGCTGAAGATGAAGGGCGGCCTGTCCGGCTACCCCTCGCAGGCCGAGTCCGAGCACGACGTCATCGAGAACAGCCACGCCTCGACCGTGCTCGGCTGGGCCGACGGCATCGCCAAGGCCAACCAGCTGCGCAAACAGGACAGCCATGTGGTCGCGGTCATCGGTGACGGGGCCCTGACCGGCGGTATGGCCTGGGAGGCGCTGAACAACATCGCCGAGGCCAAGGACCGACCGCTGGTCATCGTCGTCAACGACAACGAGCGCTCCTACGCCCCGACCATCGGCGGCCTCGCCAACCACCTGGCGACCCTGCGCACCACCGACGGCTACGAGCGCTTCCTCGCCCGGACCAAGGACATCCTCGACCGCACCCCGGTCGTCGGCAAGCCGCTGTACGAGACCCTGCACGGCGCGAAGAAGGGGCTGAAGGACTTCATCGCCCCGCAGGGCATGTTCGAGGACCTGGGCCTGAAGTACGTCGGCCCGATCGACGGCCACGACATCGAGGCGCTGGAGTCGGCGCTGGCCCGGGCCAAACGGTTCGGCGGGCCGGTGATCGTGCACTGCCTGACCGAGAAGGGCCGCGGCTACCAGCCCGCCCTGCAGGACGAGGCCGACCGGTTCCACGCCGTCGGCAAGATCCACCCGGACACCGGGCTGCCGATCGCCTCCTCCGGCGCCGACTGGACGTCGGTCTTCGGCGAGGAGATGGTCCGGCTCGGCGAGGAGCGCGAGGACATCGTCGCCATCACCGCGGCCATGCTCCAGCCGGTCGGCCTGGACCGCTTCGCCAAGCGGTTCCCCGAGCGGGTGTACGACGTCGGGATCGCCGAGCAGCACGGCGCCGTCTCCGCGGCCGGCCTCGCCTACGCCGGGCTGCACCCCGTCTTCGCCGTGTACGCCACGTTCCTGAACCGCGCCTTCGACCAGGTCCTCATGGACGTGGCCCTGCACAGGTGCGGGGTGACGTTCGTACTGGACCGTGCCGGTGTCACCGGCACCGACGGGGCCTCGCACAACGGCATGTGGGACATGTCGATCCTCCAGGTGGTGCCCGGGCTGCGGCTCGCCGCGCCGCGCGACGCCGACCAGGTGCGGGCCCAGCTGCGCGAGGCCGTCGCCGTCGACGACGCGCCGACCGTGGTGCGCTTCTCCAAGGGCGCCGTCGGCCCCGCCGTACCCGCCGTGGGCCGGATCGGGGGCATGGACGTGCTCCGGGAGCCAGGCACCGACCGGCCGGACGTGCTGCTGGTCTCCGTGGGCGCCCTCGCCCCGATGTGCCTGGAGATCGCCGAGCTGCTGGACCGGCAGGGCATCTCCACCACCGTCGTCGACCCGCGCTGGGTCAAGCCCGTCGACGAGGCCATGGCCCCGCTCGCCGAGCGGCACCGGGTCGTCGTCACCGTCGAGGACAACAGCCGTGTCGGCGGCGTCGGCTCCGCGATCGCCCAGACCCTCCGGGACGCGGGCGTGGACGTGCCGCTGCGCGACTTCGGCATCCCGCCGCGCTTCCTCGACCACGCCTCCCGCGCCGAGGTGCTCGCCGAGATCGGGCTGACCGCGCCGGACATCGCCCGCCAGGTCACCGGGCTGGTCGCCAAGCTCGACGGCCGGTTCGGCGACACGGCCGGCGCGGTGGACTCCGTGGAGACCGCGCGCGACTAGAAAGCGATCCCACGGGCCGGTTCCGCCGCTTCTCCGGGTGGCGGAACCGGCTTTTTTGCGTGAACCTGCCTGTGCCGGGGCATACCCGGTCCCGGCCCTCTCGATCATGTCGAGGACGACAAGCGTGGGAGGCAGGCACGTGAGCAACACGCTGTTCCGGACGAAGAACGTCGAGCAGTCCATCCTGGACACCGAGGAACCCGAGCATTCGCTCAAGAAGTCGCTGACGGCCCTGGACCTGACCGTCTTCGGCGTCGGTGTCATCATCGGCACCGGCATCTTCGTCCTGACCGGCACGGCCGCCAAGAACACCGCCGGGCCGGCCGTGGCCCTGTCCTTCGTCGTGGCCGGTGTCGTCTGCGCGCTGGCCGCCCTCTGCTACGCCGAATTCGCCTCCACGCTCCCCGTGGCGGGCTCCGCCTACACCTTCTCCTACGCCTCGCTCGGTGAACTCCCCGCCTGGATCATCGGCTGGGACCTGGTCCTCGAACTGGCACTGGGCACGGCGGTGGTCGCGGTCGGCTGGTCCGGGTACATCCATTCGCTGCTCGACAACGCGGGCTGGCAGCTGCCCGAGGCGCTCTCCGGCCGCGACGGCGCCCACGGCTTCGGGTTCGACATCCTCGCCGCGGCCCTCGTGCTGCTGCTCACCGCCATCCTCGTCATCGGCATGAAGCTCTCCGCGCGGGTCACCTCCGTGGTCGTCGCGATCAAGGTGGCCGTGGTCCTCGTCGTGATCATCGCGGGTGCCTTCTTCATCCACGGCGGCAACTACGACCCGTTCATCCCGAAGGCGCAGTCCGCGGAGGCGGCCGGCAACCTCAAGGCCCCCCTGATCCAGTTGATGTTCGGCTGGGCGCCCTCCAACTTCGGCGTCATGGGCATCTTCACCGCGGCGTCGGTGGTCTTCTTCGCGTTCATCGGCTTCGACGTCGTCGCCACCGCCGCGGAGGAGACCCGGCACCCGCAGCGTGACGTGCCGCGGGGCATCCTCGGCTCCCTGATCATCTGCACCGCCCTGTACGTCGCCGTGGCGATCGTCGTGACCGGCATGCAGAAGTACACCGCGCTGTCCGTGAAGGCGCCGCTCGCCGACGCGTTCAAGGCCACGGGCCACCCCTGGTTCGCCGGCCTGATCAGTTTCGGTGCCGCCGTCGGCCTGACCACGGTCTGCATGATCCTGCTGCTCGGCCAGTCCCGGGTCTTCTTCGCCATGAGCCGCGACGGGCTGCTGCCCCGGTTCTTCTCGCACACCCACCCGAAGTTCCGCACGCCGTACCGGTCGACCATCCTGCTCGGTGTGGTCATCTCGGTCGTGGCCGGCTTCACCAGTCTGAGCGAACTGGCCGAGCTGGTGAACATCGGCACGCTGTTCGCGTTCGTCGTCGTCGCGATCAGCGTGATCATCCTGCGCAGGACCCGCCCGGACCTGCACCGCGCCTTCCGTACCCCCTGGGTCCCGTTCGTCCCGGTCCTGTCCGTGTGCGCCACGCTGTGGCTGATGGTCAACCTGCCCGCGGAGACCTGGATCCGGTTCGCCATCTGGATGGTCATCGGCTTCTTCGTCTACTTCCTCTACGGCCGCTCGCACAGCCGCCTCGGCCGGCACCAGGAGACCACGGTCGAGGAGGTCGTGCACCCGCCGCACGGCACCACCGAGTAAATCCCACGGACTCCCCGCTCCGGCCCCGTATGTCCCGCTTCGCCCGGGACCTCGGGGCCGGATAGCGTGCTGCGCATGCTCGCCGTCCCGCTCGCCCCCGCACGGACCGCGGTCACCCCGACGGCGTACTGGTCCCGGCTGCTGCCCCTTCTGGCGGCCCTCGCCTCCCTCACCAGGCTCCCCTCCTTCGCCCGGCCGCTGTGGAACCCGGACGAGGGCTTCCTCGCCGTACAGGCCCGGCTGCTGGCCGGGGGCGGACAGCTGTACGACACGGTCGTGGACCGCAAGCCGCCGCTGCTGCCCTGGCTGTACCAGGCCGCGTTCGCGCTGTTCGGGTCCGGCTCGCTGACCCCGCTGCGGGTCCTCGCCGTTCTCGCCCAGCTGCTCACCGCCGCCCTGCTGGCCTCCCTGGCCCGCCGCCGCTGGGGCGACCGCGCCGGCCGCACCGCCGGAGTGCTGTACCTGCTCGTCTCGGTCGGGCTCAACCCCGAGGACGCACAGGCCGCCACCTTCGAGGTGTTCATGCTGCCCTGGACGGCCGCCGCCCTGTGGTGCGCCGACCGCGGGCGCTGGGGCGCGGCCGGGGCCGCCGTGGCCGCCGCGTTCCTGACCAAGCAGACCGGCGGCGCGGTCCTGCTGCCGGTGGCCTGGCTGCTGCACCGCCGGGGCGGCACCCGCGCGGGCCTGCCCGGGCTCGCGGCCGGATTCGCCGTACCCGTGCTCGGCGCGGCCCTGCTGACCGATCCGGCCGGCTTCCTGTTCTGGACGGTGACCGGGTCCGCCACCTATGCCACCCCCACCGGTTCCGAACTCCACGTGCTGGCCCGCGCGCTGACCAACACCGCGATCCTGGCGGCGGCCTGCGCGGGGCTGCTGCCACCGGTCGTACGGGCCCTGCGCACCACCCGCGCCGGAGCGGCCGAACTGTGGCTGTGGCTGGGCTCCTCGGCCGTCGCGGTGGTCCTCGGCTGCCACTTCTTCGGCCACTACTACCTGCAACTCACCCCGCCGCTCGCCCTGCTGGCCACCGCCGCGCTGCACGTCCTGCCCCGGGAACGGCACCTGGCCGCCGTCCTCACCTCCGCCTGCGCCTGCGCCCTGTTCGTCGGCTGGGGCCTGCTCGCCCCGCGCCCCGAACTCGCGCACGCCCAACGGCTCGCGGCGGCCCTCGCGCACCGCACCGCACCCGCCGACCGGGTCCTCGTCTGGGGCATACACCCGGAGACCTACTGGCTGGCCGGGCGTACCCCCGCCACCCGGTACCTCACCGCGGGCCTGCTCACCAACTACAGCGGCGGCCGGGACGGCCCCCAGGTCGGCGAGGAGTACGCCGTCGCCGGCACCTGGCCGGTCTTCCGCCGGGAGATGACCGCACACGCCCCCGCCCTGGTCGTCGACGACTCCCGGGGCGAGCCCTACGCCCCCGACCGCCTCCCCACCCTGCGCCGCCTGCTGGCCGCGGGCTACGAGGAGGTGGGCCGGGTCGACGGGGCGGTGCTGTACGCCCGGGTGCCGGCCGGGCAGCGGGCGCGGCTCAGCCCAGGACCGTACGCGGTCCGGCCACCTCGGCCCCCAGCTCCGTCACCCGGC contains these protein-coding regions:
- a CDS encoding substrate-binding domain-containing protein, with the protein product MRRAAVAVAAGAMAVSLAACGSAKESKGNDDSSSASAKKGDNIKVGLLLPENKTARYEKFDKPLIEKKIKELTNGKAEVEYNNARQDANLQAQQVDTMITNKVDVLIVDAVDAKAIQNSVKKAVDQGIKVVAYDRLAEGPISAYTSFDNEEVGKTQGEALLKALGDKAKKSTKIVMVNGSVTDPNAAQFKKGAHSVLDGKVTIAKEYDTKEWSPDNANSEMEAAISAVGKKNIAGVYSANDGMAGGIITALNAAGIKVPVTGQDAELAGVQRIVAGEQYMSVYKPYAPEADAAAEMAVALAQGKSLDSVAKDKVSSGSQKDVPSVLVPVTSLTKDNIKDTVVKDGVYTIADICTGKYKAACDKLGLK
- a CDS encoding ATP-binding cassette domain-containing protein codes for the protein MVHVSATPVLALRGVSKRFGAVQALTDVELEVHAGEVVALVGDNGAGKSTLVKTIAGVHPIDEGAIEWDGKPVSISKPHDAQALGIATVYQDLALCDNIDVVGNLFLGRELRKWGVLDEVEMERRSRELLTTLSIRIPSVRIPIASLSGGQRQTVAIARSMLGDPKLVILDEPTAALGVEQTAQVLDLVERLRERGHAVILISHNMADVKAVADKVAVLRLGRNNGVFEVKTTSQEEIISAITGATDNAVTRRAARTSGEVSK
- the dxs gene encoding 1-deoxy-D-xylulose-5-phosphate synthase, with protein sequence MPLLTRIRGPRDLDRLSLEELDQLAQEIRTFLVQEVSKTGGHLGPNLGVVELTIALHRVFESPKDKVLWDTGHQSYVHKLLTGRQDFSRLKMKGGLSGYPSQAESEHDVIENSHASTVLGWADGIAKANQLRKQDSHVVAVIGDGALTGGMAWEALNNIAEAKDRPLVIVVNDNERSYAPTIGGLANHLATLRTTDGYERFLARTKDILDRTPVVGKPLYETLHGAKKGLKDFIAPQGMFEDLGLKYVGPIDGHDIEALESALARAKRFGGPVIVHCLTEKGRGYQPALQDEADRFHAVGKIHPDTGLPIASSGADWTSVFGEEMVRLGEEREDIVAITAAMLQPVGLDRFAKRFPERVYDVGIAEQHGAVSAAGLAYAGLHPVFAVYATFLNRAFDQVLMDVALHRCGVTFVLDRAGVTGTDGASHNGMWDMSILQVVPGLRLAAPRDADQVRAQLREAVAVDDAPTVVRFSKGAVGPAVPAVGRIGGMDVLREPGTDRPDVLLVSVGALAPMCLEIAELLDRQGISTTVVDPRWVKPVDEAMAPLAERHRVVVTVEDNSRVGGVGSAIAQTLRDAGVDVPLRDFGIPPRFLDHASRAEVLAEIGLTAPDIARQVTGLVAKLDGRFGDTAGAVDSVETARD
- a CDS encoding amino acid permease, giving the protein MSNTLFRTKNVEQSILDTEEPEHSLKKSLTALDLTVFGVGVIIGTGIFVLTGTAAKNTAGPAVALSFVVAGVVCALAALCYAEFASTLPVAGSAYTFSYASLGELPAWIIGWDLVLELALGTAVVAVGWSGYIHSLLDNAGWQLPEALSGRDGAHGFGFDILAAALVLLLTAILVIGMKLSARVTSVVVAIKVAVVLVVIIAGAFFIHGGNYDPFIPKAQSAEAAGNLKAPLIQLMFGWAPSNFGVMGIFTAASVVFFAFIGFDVVATAAEETRHPQRDVPRGILGSLIICTALYVAVAIVVTGMQKYTALSVKAPLADAFKATGHPWFAGLISFGAAVGLTTVCMILLLGQSRVFFAMSRDGLLPRFFSHTHPKFRTPYRSTILLGVVISVVAGFTSLSELAELVNIGTLFAFVVVAISVIILRRTRPDLHRAFRTPWVPFVPVLSVCATLWLMVNLPAETWIRFAIWMVIGFFVYFLYGRSHSRLGRHQETTVEEVVHPPHGTTE
- a CDS encoding glycosyltransferase family 39 protein yields the protein MLAVPLAPARTAVTPTAYWSRLLPLLAALASLTRLPSFARPLWNPDEGFLAVQARLLAGGGQLYDTVVDRKPPLLPWLYQAAFALFGSGSLTPLRVLAVLAQLLTAALLASLARRRWGDRAGRTAGVLYLLVSVGLNPEDAQAATFEVFMLPWTAAALWCADRGRWGAAGAAVAAAFLTKQTGGAVLLPVAWLLHRRGGTRAGLPGLAAGFAVPVLGAALLTDPAGFLFWTVTGSATYATPTGSELHVLARALTNTAILAAACAGLLPPVVRALRTTRAGAAELWLWLGSSAVAVVLGCHFFGHYYLQLTPPLALLATAALHVLPRERHLAAVLTSACACALFVGWGLLAPRPELAHAQRLAAALAHRTAPADRVLVWGIHPETYWLAGRTPATRYLTAGLLTNYSGGRDGPQVGEEYAVAGTWPVFRREMTAHAPALVVDDSRGEPYAPDRLPTLRRLLAAGYEEVGRVDGAVLYARVPAGQRARLSPGPYAVRPPRPPAPSPGAAAPGRR